From the Synergistaceae bacterium DZ-S4 genome, one window contains:
- the nuoF gene encoding NADH-quinone oxidoreductase subunit NuoF, which produces MATFRSHVLVCGGTGCTSGGSDKVLETLREGIKANGLDKEITVVQTGCHGMCEAGPIVIVYPEGTFYTHIKPQDAKEIVAEHLLKGRVVERLLYKEAMHSEAVPHYKELPFYSKQVRLTLRNCGYIDPDSLEEYVARDGYQALAKVLTEKTPEQVVEDMKASGLRGRGGGGFSTGMKWMFCAKSPGPKKYVICNADEGDPGAFMDRSLLEGDPHAILEGMAIGAYAMGADEGYIYCRAEYPLAIKRLLKSITDAEEAGLLGENILGTGFNFTLHVKEGAGAFVCGEETALMNSIEGKRGMPRPRPPFPAIKGLWEKPSNINNVETWANVAQIMFHGPEWYANYGYDKSRGTKVFALTGKVNNTGLVEVPMGTTIREVVFDIGGGIIGGKKFKAVQIGGPSGGCLTEQHLDLPISYESLTAAGAIMGSGGLVVVDEDTCMVDMARFFLEFTQRESCGKCIPCREGTKKMLDILIRITEGKGREEDIENLIYLGTQIKTASLCGLGQTAPNPVLTTLRYFRHEYEAHIREKRCPAGACKALITIKIDPAKCVGCTKCTKACPVNAIAGTVKQPHVIDQDKCIKCGACVEVCPFKAIDKK; this is translated from the coding sequence ATGGCAACTTTCAGAAGCCACGTGCTCGTCTGCGGAGGAACAGGATGCACCTCAGGAGGATCCGACAAGGTCCTTGAGACCCTTCGCGAAGGGATCAAGGCCAACGGACTCGACAAGGAGATCACTGTCGTACAGACGGGCTGTCATGGGATGTGCGAGGCCGGCCCCATCGTGATCGTATACCCGGAAGGAACTTTCTACACCCACATAAAGCCACAGGATGCGAAAGAGATTGTAGCTGAACACCTCCTCAAGGGAAGGGTCGTTGAACGCCTGCTCTATAAGGAAGCTATGCACTCAGAGGCAGTCCCCCATTACAAAGAACTCCCGTTCTACAGCAAGCAGGTAAGGCTGACGCTGCGCAACTGCGGATACATCGATCCCGATTCACTTGAAGAATATGTGGCACGCGACGGATACCAGGCCCTTGCGAAGGTGCTTACCGAAAAAACGCCTGAACAGGTAGTCGAAGACATGAAGGCTTCCGGCCTTCGCGGGCGCGGCGGCGGCGGATTTTCCACAGGGATGAAGTGGATGTTCTGCGCCAAATCACCCGGACCCAAAAAATATGTAATATGCAACGCCGACGAAGGCGACCCCGGTGCATTCATGGACCGTTCCCTCCTTGAGGGCGACCCCCACGCGATCCTTGAGGGTATGGCGATCGGAGCTTACGCAATGGGCGCTGACGAAGGCTACATTTACTGCCGCGCCGAGTACCCGCTCGCGATAAAGAGGCTCCTAAAGTCGATAACCGATGCCGAAGAGGCCGGACTCCTTGGTGAAAACATCCTCGGCACAGGCTTCAACTTCACCCTCCACGTAAAGGAAGGCGCGGGAGCATTCGTATGCGGAGAAGAAACCGCTCTGATGAACTCCATCGAAGGCAAACGCGGCATGCCGCGTCCACGCCCCCCATTCCCGGCAATAAAGGGTCTCTGGGAAAAGCCCTCCAATATAAATAACGTTGAAACCTGGGCAAACGTGGCACAGATAATGTTCCACGGCCCGGAATGGTACGCAAACTACGGTTACGATAAATCCCGCGGCACAAAGGTCTTCGCCCTTACAGGCAAGGTCAACAACACCGGACTTGTGGAAGTCCCTATGGGAACCACGATCCGTGAAGTCGTCTTCGACATAGGCGGCGGCATAATCGGAGGCAAGAAGTTTAAGGCGGTACAGATTGGCGGACCTTCCGGCGGATGCCTCACAGAACAGCACCTCGACCTCCCGATCAGCTATGAATCACTTACAGCTGCGGGAGCGATCATGGGTTCGGGCGGACTGGTCGTTGTCGACGAAGATACATGCATGGTCGACATGGCCAGGTTCTTCCTTGAATTCACACAGCGCGAATCCTGCGGAAAATGCATCCCCTGCCGCGAAGGCACCAAAAAGATGCTCGACATCCTCATCCGAATCACCGAAGGCAAGGGACGCGAAGAAGACATCGAAAACCTCATTTACCTTGGGACGCAGATCAAGACTGCTTCCCTCTGCGGCCTTGGCCAGACAGCTCCCAACCCGGTGCTTACGACCCTGCGCTACTTCAGGCACGAATATGAGGCGCACATAAGGGAGAAGAGATGCCCTGCAGGAGCATGCAAGGCGCTTATTACCATTAAGATCGATCCTGCCAAGTGCGTCGGCTGCACAAAGTGCACAAAGGCCTGCCCGGTAAACGCGATAGCAGGGACCGTGAAGCAGCCGCATGTCATCGACCAGGACAAGTGCATCAAGTGCGGAGCATGCGTCGAAGTCTGCCCCTTCAAGGCTATAGACAAGAAATAG
- the fdhF gene encoding formate dehydrogenase subunit alpha produces MANAIINGKKVEFQPGMTILQAARAANIYIPVLCEHPALEIAGACRVCLVEVENNPKLQTACSTPIMDGMVIDSNTEKVRAARKAVIELLLIRHPLDCFSCSSNGKCELQAIAYDLGIERSPFWDEGDTCKDHKLDDSNPFYIRDLNKCILCGRCIRVCDKHSQYHAIDFQNRGIKTAVQPPVGRGLEESDCTFCGQCVAVCPVGALYEKPAVGKGRPWELKTTKTICTYCGVGCELLVQVNERTGKIANVTSDHTDMDSLNKGRTCVKGRFSWEFVNHPDRLTTPLIKENGEFRKATWDEALDKIAEGLKANMGKTGFFSSARCTNEDNYLMQRFAREVMGTNNVDHCAHLUHSATVAGLGETFGSGAMTNDFESIKHADTIMVIGSNTTEAHPVVGMMLKEQVRKGAKLIVCDPRRIELHDLAAVKIQQRSGSDVALLNGMMNVILAENLHDPKFIEERVEKFEELKAMVQKYTPEYVEGITGVPAGTIREAARLYASGPNSALYYTMGITQHTTGTNNVRSCCNLALLCGMLGRPGTGVNPLRGQNNVQGACDMGCLPATLPGYLKVGLPAAAEKIEALWGCKIPEEGKVGLSVATMMEAASKGELKALYIMGENPMVTDADTNHVSHALDKLDFLVVQDIFLTETAQKADVVLPAACWPEKPGTCTNTTRAVQLLRKAVEAPGEAREDWTVFVELAKRFGHEWGFETASDVFDDIAKFNPAYAGMSHERLDKGYLQWPCPTPEHPGTPNLHTAKFARPNGMATFSPCEWAAPHEWPDEEYPFIATTGRNLFHYHSGSMSRRGASGKYVKELYIEVNPVDAAAMGVSEGEKVTVASRRGEVTGAAKITDRVPEKMVFLPFHFGEASANLLTASVWDPTSETPAFKVSAVKVSKA; encoded by the coding sequence ATGGCCAACGCAATAATAAATGGGAAAAAAGTAGAGTTCCAGCCCGGCATGACCATCCTTCAGGCTGCCAGGGCGGCGAATATTTACATTCCGGTCCTCTGCGAGCATCCCGCTCTTGAAATAGCGGGTGCATGCAGAGTCTGTCTGGTGGAGGTCGAAAACAACCCGAAGCTTCAGACGGCATGCTCGACTCCAATAATGGACGGAATGGTTATAGATTCCAATACCGAAAAAGTCCGTGCCGCCCGCAAGGCAGTAATTGAGCTTCTGCTCATCCGTCACCCCCTGGACTGCTTCAGCTGCAGCAGCAACGGAAAGTGTGAGCTCCAGGCGATAGCATATGATCTCGGAATAGAGAGATCACCCTTCTGGGATGAGGGCGACACCTGCAAGGACCATAAGCTCGACGACAGCAATCCCTTCTACATCCGGGACCTTAACAAGTGCATCCTTTGCGGACGCTGCATCAGGGTCTGTGACAAGCACTCCCAGTATCATGCGATAGACTTCCAGAACCGCGGTATCAAGACTGCTGTTCAGCCGCCTGTCGGCAGGGGTCTGGAAGAATCCGACTGCACCTTCTGCGGCCAGTGCGTCGCCGTTTGCCCGGTCGGAGCCCTTTATGAAAAACCTGCCGTCGGCAAGGGACGCCCCTGGGAGCTCAAGACCACCAAGACGATCTGCACATACTGCGGCGTCGGATGTGAGCTTCTCGTCCAGGTAAACGAAAGGACAGGCAAGATCGCTAACGTTACGTCAGACCATACCGATATGGATTCCCTCAACAAGGGCCGTACCTGTGTAAAGGGCCGCTTCTCGTGGGAGTTCGTTAACCATCCTGACAGGCTTACAACACCTCTCATCAAAGAAAACGGAGAGTTCCGCAAGGCAACCTGGGATGAGGCTCTCGACAAGATAGCCGAAGGTCTCAAGGCAAACATGGGCAAGACCGGATTCTTCTCCTCAGCCCGCTGCACCAATGAAGACAACTATCTCATGCAGAGATTCGCAAGGGAGGTGATGGGCACCAATAACGTAGACCACTGTGCCCATCTCTGACACTCCGCAACAGTTGCAGGTCTCGGTGAGACCTTCGGAAGCGGAGCAATGACAAACGATTTTGAATCCATCAAACATGCCGATACCATAATGGTGATCGGTTCCAACACGACTGAAGCGCACCCTGTCGTTGGCATGATGCTAAAAGAGCAGGTCCGAAAGGGCGCAAAGCTCATCGTCTGTGACCCGCGCAGGATCGAACTTCACGATCTCGCTGCAGTCAAGATCCAGCAGAGAAGCGGATCTGACGTAGCGCTCCTCAACGGCATGATGAACGTCATCCTTGCCGAAAACCTCCACGACCCCAAGTTTATCGAAGAGAGAGTGGAGAAATTTGAGGAACTTAAGGCCATGGTCCAGAAGTATACACCTGAGTATGTAGAGGGCATTACAGGCGTCCCTGCAGGGACGATCCGTGAAGCCGCCCGCCTCTATGCTTCGGGACCAAACTCAGCGCTTTACTACACTATGGGCATCACACAGCATACGACCGGCACCAACAACGTCCGCAGCTGCTGTAACCTGGCGCTTCTCTGCGGAATGCTGGGCCGTCCCGGGACAGGAGTGAACCCGCTCCGCGGACAGAACAACGTCCAGGGCGCATGCGACATGGGATGCCTCCCCGCGACGCTCCCGGGCTACCTGAAGGTGGGTCTGCCCGCCGCTGCGGAAAAGATCGAAGCTCTCTGGGGATGCAAGATACCTGAAGAGGGAAAAGTCGGACTCTCTGTCGCAACAATGATGGAAGCTGCATCGAAGGGCGAACTTAAGGCACTATACATCATGGGTGAAAACCCAATGGTAACTGACGCGGACACGAACCACGTCTCTCACGCCCTTGACAAGCTGGATTTCCTCGTAGTACAGGATATATTCCTTACGGAGACCGCTCAGAAGGCGGATGTAGTTCTCCCTGCAGCCTGCTGGCCCGAAAAACCCGGCACATGCACCAATACGACCCGCGCGGTACAGCTTCTCCGCAAAGCGGTGGAAGCACCGGGCGAGGCAAGGGAAGACTGGACTGTATTCGTGGAACTTGCAAAGCGCTTCGGACACGAATGGGGCTTCGAAACAGCATCTGACGTCTTTGACGACATTGCGAAGTTCAACCCGGCTTACGCAGGCATGAGCCACGAGCGTCTTGACAAGGGATATCTGCAGTGGCCCTGCCCGACACCGGAGCATCCCGGAACGCCCAACCTTCACACGGCTAAATTCGCAAGACCCAACGGAATGGCGACATTCTCTCCCTGCGAGTGGGCGGCACCGCACGAATGGCCGGATGAGGAATATCCCTTCATCGCAACAACGGGGCGCAACCTCTTCCACTACCATTCAGGCTCAATGAGCCGCAGAGGGGCATCGGGCAAATATGTCAAAGAACTCTACATCGAGGTCAATCCAGTTGATGCGGCTGCAATGGGTGTAAGCGAGGGTGAAAAAGTGACAGTGGCATCGCGCCGCGGTGAAGTAACAGGAGCAGCGAAAATAACCGACAGAGTACCGGAGAAGATGGTATTCCTTCCCTTCCACTTCGGAGAAGCTTCAGCCAACCTGCTGACAGCATCGGTATGGGATCCCACTTCTGAGACCCCCGCATTTAAGGTCAGTGCAGTAAAAGTATCAAAGGCATAA
- a CDS encoding formate/nitrite transporter family protein, with amino-acid sequence MNFKPPVEIAKTACTVAKAKTSMSVKAMLVMGFLAGAYIAFGGFLMTTVTQDVAQYAGVGISKMLGGMVFALGLMLVIVGGAELFTGNCLMPLGMLNGCASFQGVLKNWTVVYIANLLGSIFLAWMIYNTGLATGATGANALKIAVAKVNLPMSQMLFRGVLCNWLVVMAVWMSFSAMDVISKYICCLIPISGFVTMGFEHSVANMYFIALGMFIKGGDAATVELAAVAPDKLAALTMGGYWGNIIPVTIGNMVGGILFVAVLYYMVFSGALDEPKA; translated from the coding sequence ATGAATTTCAAACCACCTGTAGAAATAGCAAAGACTGCCTGTACAGTAGCTAAAGCTAAGACAAGCATGTCAGTAAAAGCGATGCTGGTAATGGGCTTCCTTGCCGGAGCTTATATAGCTTTCGGCGGCTTTTTGATGACGACTGTTACTCAGGACGTAGCCCAGTATGCCGGCGTAGGGATCTCAAAGATGCTGGGTGGGATGGTGTTTGCCCTTGGACTTATGCTCGTCATCGTTGGCGGAGCAGAACTCTTTACGGGAAACTGTCTTATGCCGCTTGGTATGCTGAACGGATGCGCATCTTTCCAGGGTGTGCTTAAAAACTGGACCGTAGTCTACATCGCAAACCTCCTCGGATCTATCTTCCTTGCGTGGATGATCTACAACACAGGACTTGCCACAGGAGCAACGGGTGCCAACGCTCTCAAGATCGCTGTTGCGAAGGTAAATCTTCCAATGAGCCAGATGTTGTTCAGGGGAGTCCTCTGCAACTGGCTGGTCGTCATGGCTGTCTGGATGTCCTTCTCAGCAATGGATGTAATAAGCAAATACATCTGCTGCCTCATCCCGATCTCAGGATTCGTTACGATGGGATTTGAACACAGCGTTGCAAACATGTACTTCATAGCACTTGGCATGTTCATAAAGGGCGGGGATGCCGCAACAGTCGAACTTGCAGCGGTCGCGCCGGACAAGCTTGCGGCCCTCACAATGGGCGGCTACTGGGGGAACATCATCCCTGTGACCATAGGAAATATGGTCGGCGGCATCCTGTTTGTGGCAGTTCTTTACTACATGGTGTTCTCAGGAGCTCTTGACGAACCCAAAGCATAG
- a CDS encoding molybdenum cofactor guanylyltransferase, producing MKPLLHNKTPEFTPAGSTAHKERLHASLLLLAGGRGSRMGGRNKLYLELEGSLLIEGTLEIVAPLFREVIMLVAPGESSVVNEALSPLIKRWEISVVEDRVPSRGPLEGLYNGLSGMKEEWGFLLGCDMPTPDPEVIIGMSCFCSINNDAVVAERLGFLEPLHAFYRKSCIGPVSDAISRGDRKIKHFYRDIRLTVINENKLKEFGDDGSSFFNLNTPHDVEKMILSQEVR from the coding sequence ATGAAACCACTCCTTCATAACAAGACCCCGGAATTTACCCCGGCCGGCAGCACAGCACACAAGGAGCGCCTCCACGCTTCGCTGCTTCTGCTGGCCGGCGGACGGGGCTCAAGAATGGGTGGCAGAAATAAGCTTTACCTTGAGCTCGAGGGTTCCCTCCTTATAGAGGGAACCCTCGAGATAGTTGCACCCCTCTTCAGAGAGGTCATCATGCTAGTTGCTCCGGGAGAATCATCGGTGGTAAACGAGGCACTTTCACCCCTTATCAAAAGATGGGAAATTTCCGTAGTTGAGGACAGGGTACCCTCAAGGGGGCCGCTGGAAGGCCTTTATAACGGCCTTTCAGGGATGAAAGAGGAGTGGGGGTTCCTTCTGGGATGTGATATGCCCACCCCGGATCCGGAGGTAATAATTGGAATGAGCTGCTTCTGCAGCATAAACAATGACGCTGTCGTTGCAGAGAGGCTTGGATTCCTGGAGCCCCTGCACGCATTCTACCGCAAAAGCTGTATCGGACCGGTCTCTGATGCAATAAGCCGAGGAGACAGAAAGATCAAGCACTTTTACAGAGACATAAGGCTTACCGTGATAAACGAAAATAAACTGAAAGAGTTTGGAGATGACGGAAGCTCATTTTTCAACCTCAACACACCGCACGATGTGGAAAAAATGATACTCAGCCAGGAAGTGAGATAA
- a CDS encoding ferritin family protein codes for MKNYKEILKMAVGNEVEAYEFYRDAAAKMKDPAMKKTFQELADEESGHKVLLEGYLSNEMKDMKFSEEKDYKVAETVEAPQALSTDMAFKDAIALAMKKEQEAMEMYQQFADASEGAKQKETFLELAKMEKGHKVRLEGIYTDIAFTEVW; via the coding sequence ATGAAAAATTACAAAGAAATATTGAAAATGGCAGTTGGAAACGAAGTCGAGGCATACGAGTTCTACCGGGATGCCGCGGCAAAAATGAAAGATCCCGCAATGAAAAAAACCTTTCAGGAGCTTGCGGACGAGGAATCCGGCCACAAGGTCCTTCTTGAGGGTTACCTCAGCAATGAAATGAAAGATATGAAGTTCAGCGAAGAGAAGGATTACAAAGTCGCTGAGACTGTCGAAGCCCCCCAGGCACTTTCCACCGATATGGCATTTAAGGATGCTATCGCCCTTGCAATGAAAAAGGAACAGGAAGCTATGGAGATGTACCAGCAATTCGCAGATGCCAGCGAAGGAGCCAAACAGAAGGAGACCTTCCTTGAACTCGCGAAGATGGAAAAGGGACACAAGGTACGCCTCGAAGGTATCTACACCGACATAGCGTTTACCGAAGTCTGGTAA
- a CDS encoding Eco57I restriction-modification methylase domain-containing protein yields the protein MKGKFGASFCYKVIYVFEINAETHKGLLKVGDASLYTESPIDSLPPNSKELNQAAMQRIKQYTNTVGLTPKLLHTELAVRTMKDPDNLFEVKPFRDHDVHRVLVNSGVPKKQMKNSTGKEWFDVDLDTVKKAIEAVKKGQHNFINATGERFVPIVFRPEQEDAIAKTLKQFKTGDRMLWNAKMRFGKTLSALQVVKEAGYSKTVIITHRPVVDKGWYEDFGKIFYESNEYIFGSKSTGTDIGYLISSGKKFVYFASIQDLRGSATIGGKFEKNDAVFSLDWDLVIVDEAHEGTTTVLGDDVIKTIVKGGSKRDARLLALSGTPFNILKDYEDNVYTWDYVMEQRSKRNWDAEHFGDSNPYDELPELRIYTYDLGKIISEPGYVELEDKAFNFREFFRTWTGSLHVDRAGIPEGQCVGDFYHEADVWSFLNLITKDDDNSSYPYSNDAYRSLFRHSLWMVPGVREALALSKLLKRHPVFGSGAFKIVNVAGDGDEEEKSEDALKKVKDSIAAAGDDGYTITLSCGKLTTGVTVPEWTAVFMLSGSFSTSASSYLQTIFRVQSPCKKNGQVKQSCFVFDFAPDRTLKMIAEAAALSTKAGKATESDKVIMGEFLNYCPVISVSGTEMKQYDTNNLLQQLKRAYAERVVQNGFDDVNLYNDELLKLNELDLEKFKKLKAIVGSSKAAPKTNEIDINRQGFTDEEYEEIERIEKKKKKERSPEEEARLEELKKRNKLKNDAISILRAISIRMPLLIYGADVNITEDITIDQLPSLVDDKSWVEFMPKDVTKALFEEFIKFYDPEVFIAAGRKIRAEAFNADSLPPLERVRKITALFSCFKNPDKETVLTPWRVVNMHMSDCLGGYDFFNEAHSELVEAPRFVDRGDVTAETFGNPNAVVLEINSKTGLYPLYVTYSIFRAKCAAYSEKELDAELQEKLWDDTVNNNVFVICKTPMAKSITKRTLVGYRDAAVKAHYFDDLINMLKNKPENFKKSVLKGSYWNKNGGGKMKFDAVVGNPPYQLTDGSGGTNDAPIYQHFVESSQKVTSKYVSLIIPSRWFTTGRENLLGDFRTKMLNNPGIRMLFTFTNSRDVFPSVEIKGGLCYYLYDTTYSGDCLYTLVQDGQRNALKRRLGDFDILIREPKLAAIVKKISEQIGPNEETVSSLISTDTPFGIPTNPQSSKKNPTKVFPSEGKGHDTKLLYLEKMERKIAYIDGSRITKNSADIYKDKVFVPKAGGSGTDPYVIGKPEYSSPKSVCSQTFLYAAFDSQSEAKNFITYMKTKFFRALVSACKISQDAPSKAYRFVPKQDFSKPWTDMELYAKYDLTDDEISFIESMIKPME from the coding sequence ATGAAGGGAAAATTTGGCGCGTCTTTCTGTTATAAAGTGATCTATGTTTTTGAAATCAACGCAGAAACGCACAAAGGGCTTTTAAAAGTGGGTGATGCCTCACTCTACACTGAGAGTCCCATCGACAGCCTTCCCCCTAACAGTAAAGAGTTAAATCAGGCGGCCATGCAAAGAATCAAGCAATATACAAATACGGTTGGCCTGACTCCGAAGTTACTGCACACTGAACTTGCCGTTCGCACCATGAAGGATCCCGACAATTTATTTGAAGTTAAGCCGTTCCGCGATCATGATGTTCACCGAGTGCTTGTAAATTCAGGTGTACCAAAGAAACAGATGAAAAACTCAACCGGCAAAGAGTGGTTTGACGTTGATTTGGATACCGTAAAGAAAGCTATAGAAGCTGTGAAAAAGGGACAACATAATTTCATAAACGCGACAGGTGAGCGATTTGTCCCTATAGTATTCAGACCCGAACAGGAAGACGCGATCGCCAAAACGCTCAAACAGTTCAAGACCGGTGACCGTATGCTTTGGAACGCAAAAATGCGTTTTGGAAAAACATTGTCGGCCTTGCAGGTAGTCAAAGAGGCCGGATATTCGAAGACTGTCATCATCACGCATCGCCCTGTTGTTGACAAGGGTTGGTATGAAGATTTCGGGAAAATTTTTTATGAGAGCAACGAATATATTTTTGGTTCCAAAAGCACCGGTACAGACATCGGCTATCTGATTTCCAGCGGCAAGAAATTTGTCTATTTCGCATCCATACAGGACTTGCGAGGCTCTGCAACTATAGGGGGCAAATTTGAAAAGAACGATGCCGTGTTCTCGCTGGATTGGGATCTGGTGATCGTGGATGAGGCTCACGAGGGTACGACCACAGTATTGGGCGACGATGTCATTAAGACGATCGTAAAGGGCGGAAGCAAACGCGATGCGAGGTTACTCGCCCTGTCCGGCACACCGTTCAATATTCTCAAGGACTATGAGGACAATGTTTACACCTGGGATTACGTAATGGAACAGCGCAGCAAGCGCAATTGGGACGCTGAACATTTCGGTGATTCAAACCCTTATGACGAGCTGCCGGAACTTAGAATTTATACTTATGACTTAGGAAAGATCATCTCCGAACCCGGCTATGTAGAGCTTGAGGACAAAGCCTTCAACTTCCGCGAGTTTTTCCGCACATGGACCGGCAGCCTGCACGTTGACCGGGCTGGAATTCCCGAAGGACAGTGCGTTGGTGACTTTTATCATGAAGCAGATGTATGGAGCTTCCTGAATCTAATTACCAAAGACGATGACAACAGCAGTTACCCATATTCCAACGACGCTTACCGCAGCTTGTTTCGTCATTCTCTCTGGATGGTCCCCGGCGTCCGTGAAGCGCTGGCGCTAAGCAAACTCTTGAAAAGGCATCCTGTTTTCGGCAGCGGGGCTTTTAAAATTGTCAATGTTGCCGGAGACGGCGATGAGGAAGAAAAATCTGAAGACGCATTGAAAAAGGTTAAGGACTCCATCGCAGCCGCCGGTGATGACGGGTATACAATAACTCTCTCCTGCGGCAAACTGACAACAGGCGTGACTGTGCCGGAATGGACTGCTGTCTTTATGCTGTCCGGCTCCTTCTCGACCTCTGCTTCAAGTTATCTGCAAACGATCTTCCGTGTCCAGTCTCCATGCAAAAAGAACGGGCAGGTAAAGCAAAGCTGTTTTGTGTTCGATTTTGCGCCCGACCGCACACTCAAAATGATTGCGGAGGCAGCTGCACTTTCCACAAAAGCCGGAAAAGCTACGGAATCCGACAAGGTGATCATGGGCGAGTTCCTCAATTATTGCCCTGTTATTTCTGTCAGCGGTACTGAGATGAAGCAGTACGACACCAACAACCTTTTACAGCAGCTTAAACGTGCTTATGCCGAAAGAGTTGTCCAAAACGGTTTTGATGATGTCAACCTTTACAATGATGAACTTCTCAAACTTAACGAACTCGACCTTGAGAAATTCAAGAAACTGAAAGCTATAGTTGGATCTTCTAAGGCTGCTCCAAAAACCAACGAGATCGATATCAACCGTCAGGGCTTTACAGATGAGGAATATGAAGAAATAGAGCGCATCGAAAAGAAGAAAAAAAAGGAACGTTCCCCAGAGGAGGAGGCCCGGCTGGAGGAGCTGAAAAAAAGGAACAAGCTGAAAAACGATGCGATCTCCATTCTGCGGGCTATCTCCATACGTATGCCTCTGCTCATATACGGTGCAGATGTAAACATCACGGAGGACATTACAATTGATCAGTTGCCGTCACTTGTTGATGATAAATCATGGGTCGAGTTCATGCCCAAAGACGTGACAAAGGCTCTTTTCGAAGAATTTATCAAGTTTTATGATCCAGAGGTTTTCATCGCCGCCGGGCGAAAAATTCGAGCTGAAGCGTTTAATGCCGACTCGCTTCCCCCGCTTGAGCGGGTGAGGAAAATCACGGCATTGTTCTCCTGCTTTAAAAATCCGGATAAGGAAACCGTCCTTACACCTTGGCGTGTCGTTAATATGCACATGAGCGACTGTCTGGGCGGTTATGATTTCTTTAACGAAGCCCACAGCGAGCTTGTTGAAGCGCCACGGTTCGTTGACCGGGGAGATGTCACAGCGGAGACCTTTGGAAATCCGAATGCCGTGGTATTAGAGATAAATTCAAAGACAGGATTGTATCCCCTGTATGTGACCTACAGCATTTTCCGCGCCAAGTGCGCAGCATACTCAGAGAAAGAGCTTGACGCAGAGCTTCAAGAAAAGCTGTGGGATGATACTGTGAATAATAATGTTTTTGTCATCTGCAAAACGCCCATGGCTAAGTCAATAACGAAACGGACCTTGGTTGGCTACAGAGATGCAGCGGTCAAAGCCCATTACTTTGACGACCTGATCAATATGCTTAAAAACAAACCGGAGAACTTTAAAAAGAGTGTTCTAAAAGGCTCATACTGGAATAAGAACGGTGGTGGAAAGATGAAGTTTGACGCAGTAGTGGGAAACCCTCCCTATCAATTGACAGATGGTTCCGGCGGAACAAATGACGCGCCGATATATCAGCATTTTGTAGAATCCTCACAAAAGGTAACGTCAAAATATGTCTCTCTCATAATTCCATCCCGCTGGTTTACGACAGGACGCGAGAATCTGCTCGGCGATTTCAGAACAAAAATGTTGAACAATCCCGGAATAAGGATGCTGTTTACTTTTACAAACTCCAGGGATGTATTCCCATCAGTCGAGATCAAGGGTGGGCTTTGTTACTATCTCTATGACACAACTTACTCAGGCGATTGTCTCTACACACTTGTTCAGGATGGGCAGAGAAATGCATTAAAGAGGCGTTTGGGCGATTTCGATATTTTGATAAGAGAGCCAAAACTTGCTGCAATCGTCAAAAAGATCTCAGAACAAATCGGACCGAATGAAGAAACCGTCTCATCCCTTATTTCGACCGATACGCCATTTGGTATTCCCACAAACCCTCAATCAAGTAAAAAGAACCCTACGAAGGTGTTTCCATCGGAAGGAAAGGGTCACGACACAAAACTGCTCTACCTTGAAAAAATGGAACGAAAAATCGCTTATATTGACGGAAGCAGGATTACGAAAAATTCAGCCGATATTTATAAAGACAAAGTGTTCGTGCCAAAAGCTGGCGGCTCCGGAACTGACCCGTATGTGATCGGCAAGCCGGAGTACAGCTCCCCAAAATCAGTCTGTTCGCAGACATTCCTTTATGCCGCCTTTGACAGCCAAAGCGAGGCAAAAAACTTTATCACCTACATGAAGACGAAGTTTTTCCGTGCCCTTGTCTCCGCTTGCAAAATATCACAGGACGCGCCAAGCAAAGCCTATCGTTTTGTTCCAAAGCAGGATTTCTCAAAGCCGTGGACAGACATGGAGCTATATGCCAAGTATGATTTGACCGATGATGAGATCAGCTTTATCGAGTCGATGATAAAGCCGATGGAATAA
- a CDS encoding helix-turn-helix transcriptional regulator has translation MAVQYNRLWKLLIDMKMKKTALKSAAGVSANVMARLGKDEYISLESIEKICVALNCSVDDILEFISDDNKKNALAEKFVHGR, from the coding sequence ATGGCTGTACAATACAATCGGCTTTGGAAATTACTGATTGACATGAAAATGAAAAAGACCGCATTGAAAAGTGCAGCGGGTGTAAGTGCCAATGTCATGGCTCGCCTTGGCAAGGATGAGTACATATCGCTTGAGAGCATTGAAAAAATATGCGTAGCTTTGAATTGTAGCGTCGACGATATTTTAGAGTTCATCTCTGATGACAATAAGAAAAATGCCTTAGCTGAAAAGTTCGTTCATGGGAGGTGA